The following coding sequences are from one Streptomyces sp. NBC_01232 window:
- a CDS encoding DUF6542 domain-containing protein — translation MPAQAGGGGPRRSALARRMPRPRLTGLGGGLFACAAMVLVGGICWLLFGSSLFVYGLLFLPVAAATALWVRPADLITAPIGVPIAFAAGVWPISGGSGGFGGQLMGLVSALSLHAGWLYAGTLVAGLIAVVRKAVLIGRRRMPRRLTH, via the coding sequence GTGCCCGCCCAGGCCGGCGGCGGCGGGCCGCGCCGTTCCGCGCTCGCGCGGCGGATGCCCCGGCCCCGGCTGACCGGGCTCGGCGGCGGGCTGTTCGCGTGCGCCGCCATGGTGCTGGTGGGAGGGATCTGCTGGCTGCTGTTCGGCTCCTCGCTCTTCGTCTACGGGCTGCTCTTCCTGCCCGTGGCGGCAGCCACCGCCCTCTGGGTACGGCCCGCCGACCTGATCACCGCTCCCATCGGCGTGCCCATCGCCTTCGCCGCCGGAGTGTGGCCGATCTCCGGCGGCTCCGGCGGCTTCGGCGGGCAGCTGATGGGGCTGGTGTCCGCGCTGTCCCTGCACGCGGGCTGGCTGTACGCCGGGACCCTGGTCGCCGGGCTGATCGCCGTCGTGCGCAAGGCCGTGCTCATCGGCAGGCGGCGGATGCCCCGCCGCCTCACCCACTGA
- the ychF gene encoding redox-regulated ATPase YchF has translation MSLTIGIVGLPNVGKSTLFNALTKNDVLAANYPFATIEPNVGVVGVPDQRLAVLAGIFGSQRILPATVDFVDIAGIVRGASEGEGLGNKFLANIRESDAICQVIRAFKDENVVHVDGKVSPKDDIETINTELILADLQSIEKAEPRLTKESRLQKEKVAVLAAVVEAKKILEAGDTLFSKGITKGTEQGDLLHELHLLTTKPFLYVFNVDEDELTDDAFKAEQSALVAPAEAIFLNAKLEAELIELDDEESLELLQSVGQEEPGMATLGRVGFATLGLQTYLTAGPKETRAWTIKQGATAPEAAGVIHTDFQRGFIKAEVISFADLVACGSVAEARAKGKARMEGKDYVMQDGDVVEFRFNV, from the coding sequence GTGTCGCTCACGATCGGAATCGTCGGCCTGCCGAATGTCGGCAAGTCGACCCTGTTCAACGCCCTGACCAAGAACGACGTGCTGGCGGCCAACTACCCGTTCGCCACCATCGAGCCGAACGTCGGCGTCGTCGGCGTCCCGGACCAGCGCCTGGCCGTCCTCGCGGGCATCTTCGGATCGCAGCGGATCCTCCCGGCCACCGTCGACTTCGTCGACATCGCGGGCATCGTGCGCGGCGCCTCGGAGGGCGAGGGCCTCGGCAACAAGTTCCTCGCGAACATCCGCGAGTCGGACGCGATCTGCCAGGTCATCCGCGCCTTCAAGGACGAGAACGTCGTCCACGTCGACGGCAAGGTTTCGCCGAAGGACGACATCGAGACGATCAACACCGAGCTGATCCTCGCCGACCTCCAGTCCATCGAGAAGGCCGAACCGCGCCTGACGAAGGAGTCCCGCCTCCAGAAGGAGAAGGTCGCGGTCCTCGCGGCCGTCGTCGAGGCCAAGAAGATCCTCGAAGCCGGCGACACCCTCTTCTCCAAGGGCATCACCAAGGGCACGGAGCAGGGCGACCTCCTCCACGAGCTCCACCTGCTCACCACTAAGCCCTTCCTCTACGTCTTCAACGTGGATGAGGACGAGCTGACGGACGACGCCTTCAAGGCCGAGCAGAGCGCGCTCGTCGCCCCGGCCGAGGCGATCTTCCTCAACGCCAAGCTGGAGGCGGAGCTCATCGAGCTCGACGACGAGGAGTCGCTCGAACTCCTCCAGTCGGTCGGCCAGGAAGAGCCCGGCATGGCCACTCTCGGCCGCGTCGGCTTCGCCACCCTGGGCCTGCAGACCTACCTGACGGCCGGCCCGAAGGAAACCCGCGCCTGGACCATCAAGCAGGGCGCCACGGCCCCCGAGGCGGCCGGCGTGATCCACACCGACTTCCAGCGCGGCTTCATCAAGGCCGAGGTCATCTCCTTCGCGGACCTGGTCGCCTGCGGCTCGGTCGCGGAGGCCCGCGCCAAGGGCAAGGCCCGCATGGAGGGCAAGGACTACGTCATGCAGGACGGCGACGTGGTGGAGTTCCGCTTCAACGTCTGA
- a CDS encoding type II toxin-antitoxin system RelE family toxin translates to MLTKLVHRPWAWLVRGAPARRRAAEPLPPESATQSAAHPNECPQPTLCTHGGDYRVLYTIDNGELVVWVVHVGHRSTVHDA, encoded by the coding sequence ATGCTTACGAAATTGGTCCATCGGCCGTGGGCGTGGCTCGTACGCGGGGCCCCCGCACGCCGCAGGGCCGCGGAACCTCTGCCCCCGGAATCAGCCACCCAATCGGCAGCTCATCCCAACGAGTGCCCGCAACCCACGCTGTGTACACATGGCGGCGACTATCGCGTCCTCTACACCATCGACAACGGGGAACTAGTGGTGTGGGTCGTACACGTCGGACACCGTTCCACGGTCCACGACGCGTAG
- a CDS encoding antibiotic biosynthesis monooxygenase, with protein MYVRSIYATGDPAELDGVAEALRTDGRALLSAQPGFRGMGLFADRELGKLLVGSWWEDEASRQASYENLSKRRAEMMAPFAQTLTVDNWEAAVARRAEELGPGAGFRLVHMDVEPADIDLLVDTFRDTSLPKVQKVPGLAGISLLIDRDRGRAAVGALYADRDALVASRGAVAAVHGEATAKARATTRSLEEFEVVLATAVPHA; from the coding sequence ATGTACGTTCGCAGCATCTATGCAACGGGTGATCCGGCCGAGCTCGACGGGGTCGCCGAGGCGCTACGGACCGACGGGCGTGCGCTGCTGTCGGCGCAACCGGGCTTTCGCGGGATGGGGCTGTTCGCCGACCGCGAGCTCGGCAAGCTCCTGGTGGGATCGTGGTGGGAGGACGAGGCCTCCCGGCAGGCCAGCTACGAGAACCTGAGCAAGCGGCGGGCCGAGATGATGGCGCCCTTCGCGCAGACCCTGACGGTCGACAACTGGGAAGCGGCGGTCGCCCGGCGCGCAGAGGAACTCGGGCCGGGCGCGGGGTTCCGGCTGGTCCACATGGACGTCGAGCCGGCCGACATCGACCTGCTGGTGGACACGTTCCGCGACACCTCACTGCCCAAGGTCCAGAAGGTCCCCGGACTGGCCGGCATCTCCCTGCTCATCGATCGCGACCGGGGCAGAGCCGCTGTCGGCGCGCTCTACGCCGACCGCGACGCACTCGTGGCATCCCGTGGCGCCGTCGCGGCGGTCCACGGAGAGGCCACGGCGAAGGCTCGCGCAACCACCCGCAGCCTCGAGGAATTCGAGGTGGTCCTCGCCACGGCGGTACCCCACGCCTGA
- a CDS encoding PadR family transcriptional regulator yields the protein MTKEPTATGDQRRSQLLRGVLDLCLLSLIGERPRYGFEFAQALADAGLDLVSDGSIYPLLARMERAGLISSYRAPSPSGGAPRKYYRLTEAGRAELGAGRGDWRAFSGQVGRILDAGTQSTGEGTP from the coding sequence ATGACAAAGGAGCCGACCGCGACCGGTGACCAACGGCGCAGCCAGCTCCTGCGCGGAGTGCTCGACCTCTGCCTGCTGTCGCTCATCGGCGAACGGCCCCGGTACGGCTTCGAGTTCGCGCAAGCGCTCGCCGACGCCGGGCTCGACCTCGTCAGCGACGGCAGCATCTATCCGCTGCTCGCGCGGATGGAGCGGGCGGGGCTCATCTCCTCGTACCGTGCTCCGTCCCCCAGCGGCGGCGCCCCGCGCAAGTACTACCGGCTGACCGAGGCGGGGCGCGCCGAGCTGGGTGCGGGGCGGGGCGACTGGCGGGCCTTCTCCGGGCAGGTGGGTCGGATCCTGGACGCCGGTACGCAATCCACGGGGGAAGGCACACCATGA
- a CDS encoding SMP-30/gluconolactonase/LRE family protein, with protein MKTKSFLPAALPAALPAALTAAVAVALTLGVAPARAQAPAELRNPAGDARISTAFAIPGAKVYPEGIATDPRTHTVYVGSYADGTVYRARPGRSEAEVFLPSGTDGRRTANGLRVDARGRLWVTDSTTGVAVYDTADGSRLAHFEVAGGTGAPAHFINDLTLTPDGTAYLTDSIRGMIYRVTPEQLAIGSGVLTEAYDLTPALRPRPAGGFSLNGIVSDRKGRYLLTVDMPEGDLYRVDLRTGAVRRVALSGGDMKAADGLHLSPDGTLRVAHNTTNTLTRWQVGADGSRARLTRTITDPSLQIPTTLTHTPGRTLVVRSQFDKGGPMTPGSGTPTTFTVAAVRGL; from the coding sequence ATGAAGACGAAGTCATTCCTGCCCGCCGCCCTGCCGGCTGCGCTGCCCGCCGCACTGACCGCCGCCGTGGCCGTGGCCCTCACCCTGGGTGTGGCCCCGGCACGGGCGCAGGCCCCGGCCGAGTTGCGGAACCCTGCCGGCGACGCCCGGATATCCACCGCCTTCGCGATACCCGGCGCGAAGGTCTACCCGGAGGGCATCGCCACCGACCCCCGCACGCACACGGTCTACGTCGGCTCGTACGCGGACGGCACCGTCTACCGGGCCCGCCCCGGCCGCTCCGAGGCGGAGGTGTTCCTGCCCTCCGGCACCGACGGCCGCCGCACGGCGAACGGCCTGCGGGTCGATGCCCGCGGCCGCCTGTGGGTCACCGACTCGACCACGGGCGTGGCGGTCTACGACACCGCCGACGGGTCCCGCCTGGCGCACTTCGAGGTGGCCGGAGGAACGGGAGCCCCCGCCCACTTCATCAACGACCTGACCCTCACCCCGGACGGCACCGCGTACCTCACGGACAGCATCCGCGGCATGATCTACCGCGTGACCCCGGAGCAGCTGGCCATCGGCAGCGGCGTCCTGACCGAGGCCTACGACCTCACCCCGGCGCTGCGCCCCCGGCCGGCGGGCGGCTTCAGCCTCAACGGGATCGTCTCCGACCGCAAGGGCCGCTACCTGCTGACCGTCGACATGCCGGAGGGCGACCTCTACCGCGTCGACCTGCGCACCGGCGCCGTCCGCCGCGTCGCCCTCAGCGGCGGCGACATGAAGGCGGCCGACGGCCTCCACCTCTCCCCCGACGGCACCCTGCGCGTCGCGCACAACACCACCAACACGCTGACCCGCTGGCAGGTCGGCGCGGACGGATCCCGCGCCCGGCTGACCCGTACGATCACGGACCCGTCCCTGCAGATCCCCACGACCCTCACCCACACCCCGGGCCGCACGCTGGTGGTCCGCTCCCAGTTCGACAAGGGCGGTCCCATGACCCCCGGCTCGGGCACTCCCACCACGTTCACGGTCGCGGCGGTCCGCGGCCTCTGA
- a CDS encoding MarR family winged helix-turn-helix transcriptional regulator: protein MTSMAPEERIGSHLKRAEQALLAAKNAACKPAAVTVPQYAALLWLAEKPGISAAALARLCGVTPPTMNTVLKNLQERGFIERTPHEWHRNVLETRLTDEGRAALELADSGAVRVERTLAAAFTGEERELLIQLLGRCAQALDAQR from the coding sequence ATGACCTCCATGGCCCCCGAGGAGCGCATCGGCTCTCATCTCAAGCGTGCCGAGCAGGCGCTCCTCGCGGCGAAGAACGCGGCGTGCAAGCCGGCCGCAGTAACGGTTCCGCAGTACGCCGCGCTGCTCTGGCTCGCCGAGAAGCCCGGCATCTCGGCCGCCGCGCTCGCCCGGCTGTGCGGAGTGACGCCGCCGACCATGAACACCGTGCTGAAGAACCTGCAGGAGCGCGGGTTCATCGAGCGGACCCCGCACGAATGGCACCGCAACGTTCTGGAGACCCGGCTCACGGACGAGGGGCGCGCGGCGTTGGAGCTGGCCGATTCCGGGGCGGTACGGGTGGAGCGCACGCTCGCCGCCGCGTTCACCGGTGAGGAGCGGGAGTTGCTCATCCAGCTGCTGGGGCGATGTGCGCAGGCGCTCGACGCCCAGCGCTGA
- a CDS encoding alpha/beta hydrolase: protein MLGGGGFAAWKLDWFSGNGEAVSFGKNPQPPAAAGKTDPSAPATAAKPTGDPDVLMPTGPKAAFKQTAKLDDGTIVAKTRIAGAKSSFEGDVWVWAPKEYDDPKYAKSGFPVLIALPGGNGFPDNYWADRSLGLQKAITDGAKAGTSLPFIVIMPVLNPDAKYYYDGSDIPGQAKMGTWMAEDVPAFAKANFRTYKSRDGWAFMGSSSGAFVGMKTVLQHPDKFKAVIASGGEIVPDSPLWKGHQAEMDANNPEKLAQKLIDSKGPEVYINFQIGTKESGKERMTKFQQQYGKGPVKMTIRDIQNGEHNGWHYVRGMKEGSLEWVSKVLKGPKPEAG, encoded by the coding sequence CTGCTCGGCGGCGGCGGTTTCGCCGCCTGGAAGCTCGACTGGTTCTCCGGCAACGGCGAGGCCGTGAGCTTCGGGAAGAACCCCCAGCCCCCGGCTGCCGCCGGCAAGACGGACCCGAGCGCCCCGGCGACGGCCGCCAAGCCCACCGGCGACCCGGACGTGCTCATGCCGACCGGCCCGAAGGCCGCCTTCAAGCAGACCGCCAAGCTCGACGACGGCACGATCGTCGCCAAGACCCGTATCGCGGGCGCGAAGTCCAGCTTCGAGGGTGACGTCTGGGTGTGGGCGCCCAAGGAGTACGACGACCCGAAGTACGCCAAGAGCGGCTTCCCGGTCCTCATCGCGCTCCCCGGCGGCAACGGCTTCCCCGACAACTACTGGGCCGACCGCAGCCTCGGCCTCCAGAAGGCCATCACCGACGGTGCCAAGGCCGGTACCAGCCTGCCGTTCATCGTGATCATGCCGGTGCTCAACCCGGACGCCAAGTACTACTACGACGGCTCCGACATCCCCGGCCAGGCCAAGATGGGCACGTGGATGGCCGAGGACGTCCCGGCCTTCGCCAAGGCCAACTTCCGTACCTACAAGTCCCGCGACGGCTGGGCCTTCATGGGCTCCTCCTCCGGCGCCTTCGTCGGCATGAAAACCGTCCTGCAGCACCCGGACAAGTTCAAGGCCGTGATCGCCAGTGGCGGCGAGATCGTCCCAGACTCGCCGCTGTGGAAGGGCCACCAGGCCGAGATGGACGCGAACAACCCGGAGAAGCTCGCCCAGAAGCTGATCGACTCCAAGGGCCCCGAGGTCTACATCAACTTCCAGATCGGCACCAAGGAGAGCGGGAAGGAGCGGATGACGAAGTTCCAGCAGCAGTACGGCAAGGGACCCGTCAAGATGACCATCCGCGACATCCAGAACGGCGAGCACAACGGCTGGCACTACGTCCGGGGCATGAAGGAAGGCTCCCTGGAATGGGTCAGCAAGGTCCTCAAGGGTCCGAAGCCCGAAGCCGGCTGA
- a CDS encoding alpha/beta hydrolase, producing MILISGGLALTLAAGGAAAYKFGLFSDIGDPVAFGKVQEKTATASEVLPEVLMPTGPAAEFVRTNRLPDGTQIAKTTLKGAKSGFTGDVWVWVPKEYDDPRYAKSGFPVLISLPGGRGYPTNYWGTGPGLGLQKAVSDGAAAGTSLPFILVMPVINGDTKHHFDGSDIPGQPRMGTWMAEDVPDFAKANFRTFTSRDGWAFMGSSSGGFGAFKHVLKHPDRFKAAIASGIDIVPDSPLWQGNRQAMDADNPEKLAAKLIDAKGPEVYINFQIGTAETGREKAEKFMKEYGRGPVHTRLQVIQDGEHNGKSYVRGMREGSLEWISKVMKAPTPEPGV from the coding sequence ATGATTCTGATCAGTGGCGGGCTCGCGCTCACCCTCGCCGCAGGGGGCGCGGCGGCGTACAAGTTCGGCCTCTTCTCCGACATAGGGGATCCGGTCGCCTTCGGGAAGGTCCAGGAGAAGACGGCCACCGCCTCCGAGGTCCTCCCGGAGGTGCTCATGCCCACCGGGCCGGCGGCCGAGTTCGTCCGCACCAACCGGCTGCCCGACGGCACCCAGATCGCCAAGACCACCCTCAAGGGCGCGAAGTCCGGATTCACGGGTGACGTGTGGGTGTGGGTGCCCAAGGAGTACGACGACCCGAGGTACGCCAAGAGCGGCTTCCCGGTCCTGATCTCCCTGCCCGGAGGTCGCGGCTACCCGACGAACTACTGGGGGACGGGCCCCGGCCTCGGCCTCCAGAAGGCCGTGAGCGACGGGGCCGCGGCCGGGACGAGCCTGCCCTTCATCCTCGTCATGCCGGTGATCAACGGCGACACCAAGCACCACTTCGACGGTTCGGACATCCCCGGCCAGCCCAGGATGGGCACCTGGATGGCCGAGGACGTCCCGGATTTCGCGAAGGCCAATTTCCGCACCTTCACCTCCCGTGACGGCTGGGCCTTCATGGGTTCCTCCTCGGGCGGCTTCGGCGCCTTCAAGCACGTCCTGAAGCACCCCGACCGGTTCAAGGCGGCCATCGCGAGCGGGATCGACATCGTCCCCGACTCCCCGCTGTGGCAGGGGAACAGGCAGGCCATGGACGCGGACAACCCGGAGAAGCTCGCCGCGAAACTGATCGACGCCAAGGGCCCCGAGGTCTACATCAACTTCCAGATCGGCACCGCCGAGACCGGCCGCGAGAAGGCCGAGAAGTTCATGAAGGAGTACGGGAGGGGCCCCGTGCACACCAGGCTGCAGGTGATCCAGGATGGTGAGCACAACGGAAAGTCGTACGTGCGTGGCATGAGGGAGGGCTCCCTGGAGTGGATCAGCAAGGTGATGAAGGCACCGACACCCGAGCCCGGCGTGTGA
- a CDS encoding trypsin-like serine peptidase: protein MSTVVKGASAAAAAGIAALCAVAFVEAPAEPSALPFPTVGVLMAGGEHWCTASVVDSPKGNVVATAAHCVAPAGEDGQPGEVAHDGLAIGELSFAPAFSGEGAGTQPLGVWKVRSIHVDDRWTKWGEDTADFAFLTIEPGEDGRSVQEAVGGGAEAPVPEWTSGYERDVTVVGYPESEHNPQNKPVSCTTRTRHDEDDPDMLYMSCAGFWTGTSGSPWIADRGGPERAGRLIGVLSGGDTDVDSTAALFDEHAKALYERAARG, encoded by the coding sequence ATGAGCACGGTGGTGAAGGGGGCGTCGGCGGCTGCCGCGGCGGGGATCGCGGCGCTGTGCGCCGTCGCGTTCGTCGAGGCGCCCGCCGAACCGTCGGCGCTCCCCTTCCCCACCGTCGGAGTACTCATGGCGGGCGGCGAGCACTGGTGCACGGCGAGCGTCGTCGACAGCCCGAAGGGCAACGTCGTCGCCACCGCCGCACACTGCGTGGCCCCCGCGGGCGAGGACGGGCAGCCGGGCGAGGTGGCCCACGACGGCCTGGCCATCGGTGAGCTCTCCTTCGCCCCGGCCTTCTCCGGCGAGGGTGCCGGCACCCAGCCGCTGGGGGTGTGGAAGGTCCGTTCGATCCACGTGGACGACCGCTGGACGAAGTGGGGCGAGGACACCGCCGACTTCGCCTTCCTCACCATCGAGCCCGGCGAGGACGGGCGCAGCGTCCAGGAAGCGGTCGGCGGCGGCGCCGAGGCTCCGGTACCCGAGTGGACCTCCGGGTACGAACGGGACGTGACCGTCGTCGGTTACCCGGAGTCCGAGCACAACCCGCAGAACAAGCCCGTCTCCTGCACGACGCGGACCCGCCACGACGAGGACGACCCCGACATGCTCTACATGAGCTGCGCCGGGTTCTGGACGGGGACCAGCGGCAGCCCCTGGATCGCCGACCGGGGCGGTCCGGAGCGGGCCGGGCGGCTGATCGGCGTGCTGAGCGGCGGGGACACGGACGTGGACTCCACGGCCGCACTGTTCGACGAGCACGCGAAGGCCCTGTACGAGCGGGCCGCGCGGGGCTGA
- a CDS encoding EamA family transporter: protein MSTSTPLDGKAAAGSATAARGRISGAVWFALALVYVVWGSTYLGIRIVVETMPPFLSAGARFITAGLLLAAVVAWRSGPAALRATPAQLGSAALVGLMLILGGNGLVVLAETSVPSGLAALLVAAVPMWVVVLRASTGDRPPRRTLGGVLVGLAGLAVLTGSGIGGAVRLSGVLMVVAASVLWSLGSFSASRLELPGNPFTGSAYQMVVGGTAAVVVGLLRGEQRGLDPASVSTASWLALAYLTLIGSLVGFTAYVWLLQAAPLSLVSTYAYVNPVVAVALGALILDEALTWPIVVGGSVVVAAVGVIVSTERRKR from the coding sequence ATGAGCACCTCAACACCTCTGGACGGCAAGGCTGCCGCCGGCTCCGCCACCGCCGCGCGCGGCAGGATCTCCGGCGCCGTCTGGTTCGCCCTCGCCCTCGTCTACGTGGTCTGGGGCTCGACCTACCTCGGCATCCGGATCGTCGTCGAGACCATGCCGCCCTTCCTCTCCGCCGGAGCCCGCTTCATCACCGCCGGACTGCTGCTGGCGGCCGTCGTCGCCTGGCGCAGCGGTCCGGCCGCGCTGAGGGCCACCCCTGCCCAGCTCGGCTCGGCGGCCCTGGTCGGCCTGATGCTGATCCTCGGCGGGAACGGCCTGGTCGTCCTCGCCGAGACCTCGGTGCCGTCGGGACTCGCCGCGCTGCTGGTGGCGGCGGTCCCGATGTGGGTGGTGGTGCTCCGGGCGAGCACCGGTGACCGGCCTCCGCGGCGCACCCTGGGCGGGGTGCTGGTGGGCCTCGCCGGGCTCGCGGTGCTGACCGGCTCGGGGATCGGCGGGGCGGTGCGGCTGTCGGGGGTGCTGATGGTGGTGGCGGCCTCGGTCCTGTGGTCGCTGGGCTCGTTCTCGGCGTCGAGGCTGGAGCTGCCGGGCAATCCCTTCACCGGCAGCGCCTACCAGATGGTCGTGGGCGGGACCGCGGCCGTGGTCGTCGGCCTGCTGCGCGGCGAGCAGCGCGGCCTGGACCCGGCGTCGGTATCCACCGCCTCCTGGCTGGCCCTGGCCTACCTGACGCTGATCGGCTCGCTCGTCGGTTTCACGGCGTACGTGTGGCTGCTCCAGGCCGCTCCCCTGTCGCTGGTGTCCACGTACGCGTACGTCAACCCGGTCGTCGCCGTCGCGCTGGGTGCGCTGATCCTCGACGAGGCCCTGACCTGGCCGATCGTGGTCGGCGGATCGGTCGTCGTGGCGGCGGTGGGTGTGATCGTCAGTACGGAGCGCAGGAAGCGGTAG